The proteins below are encoded in one region of Nyctibius grandis isolate bNycGra1 chromosome 7, bNycGra1.pri, whole genome shotgun sequence:
- the LOC137665433 gene encoding zinc finger protein 777-like isoform X3: MEPLHPTSFCFPTAPPPAPGKAPRPSGASISLWTVVAAVQAVERSVDAHASRLLSLERRAVTTEKKYLDCEKAVVDFGNQLESKLAVLGTLLQEYGQLQQRLENVENLLKNKNFWILQLPPGGEVPKLQVLESDAACLSVQEWENLEEWQRELYQNVLQGKSESLISLDCAISRSDLLSQLQRGQAPCSGGEAASRESPAEPSAEFPLNVSSQESREGAQCLTGQESLEGRAVLAEPGPADYGIPEPSVVKREEESCAEERGATEDGEFTELSVVPADEVITFKIEQLDAEECPQSSEPPVTVTRESQELLFQGPSEALPFDSQSSSPVREHNQSMSRLVPSPLGEEGLSETNAVVFCGQNCPNKRPRSCTACGKGFCLKKMLKTHQESHGTQCSSEHAGDEEGFLHQQHWRAHVEERAHMEERTHMAMERFKQNQNAEAHTSVPATDRAYGNPRRVKSVDTNGSNKPSPREHPRGRPYRCNKCQECFSQKKTLIIHQRTHSGRSGEVRWCSYCGKTFSHPSNLIRHQRIHTGERPYQCNECPKRFTQKQHLLQHEKIHLRERNRVVTQSARRAPLHSFYTVQAHAALQPLEEVGEERVCVARR, from the exons CACGGCTCCTCCGCCAGCACCGGGCAAAGCCCCGAGGCCGAGCGGCGCCAGCATCTCGCTGTGGACGGTGGTGGCGGCCGTGCAGGCGGTGGAGCGGAGCGTGGACGCCCACGCCTCGcggctgctcagcctggagcgCCGGGCGGTGACCACCGAGAAGAAGTACTTGGACTGCGAGAAGGCGGTGGTGGATTTCGGGAACCAGCTGGAGAGTAAGCTGGCCGTGCTGGGCACCCTCCTCCAGGAGTACGGGCAGCTCCAGCAGCGCCTGGAGAACGTGGAGAACCtactgaagaacaaaaatttCTGGATCCTGCAGCTGCCCCCCGGGGGCGAGGTCCCCAAG TTGCAGGTGTTGGAAAGCGACGCCGCTTGCTTGTCTGTGCAAGAGTGGGAGAACCTGGAGGAATGGCAGAGGGAGCTGTACCAAAACGTGCTGCAAGGGAAGAGCGAATCTCTCATCTCCCTGG ATTGTGCGATCTCCAGATCTGACCTCCTGTCCCAGCTTCAGAGAGGGCAAGCGCCCTGCAGTGGGGGTGAGGCAGCCTCGAGAGAGAGCCCAGCGGAACCAAGTGCAG AGTTTCCACTTAATGTgagcagccaggagagcagagagggagcGCAGTGCCTGACGGGGCAGGAGAGCctggaggggagagcagtgctgGCTGAACCTGGACCTG CAGACTACGGCATTCCGGAGCCGAGCGTCGTGAAGCGAGAGGAGGAGTCGTGTGCGGAGGAGCGGGGAGCCACGGAGGATGGGGAGTTTACGGAGCTCAGTGTGG TTCCAGCAGATGAGGTGATAACGTTCAAAATCGAGCAGCTGGACGCTGAGGAATGCCCCCAAAGCTCAGAGCCTCCTGTAACTGTAACCAGGGAGTCGCAGGAGCTGCTTTTCCAGGGTCCCAGCGAGGCGCTACCCTTTGATAGTCAGTCCAGCTCTCCTGTGCGGGAGCATAACCAGAGCATGAGCAGGCTGGTGCCATCCCCTCTGGGGGAAGAGGGTCTCAGCGAGACCAACGCTGTCGTGTTCTGTGGGCAGAACTGCCCCAACAAGAGACCTCGCTCGTGTACTGCATGTGGGAAGGGCTTCTGTCTGAAGAAGATGCTGAAGACTCACCAGGAGAGCCACGGCACGCAGTGCAGCAGTGAGCACGCTGGAGATGAGGAGGGCTTCCTCCATCAGCAGCACTGGCGGGCCCACGTGGAAGAGAGGGCCCACATGGAAGAGAGGACCCACATGGCCATGGAGAGGTTCAAGCAGAACCAGAATGCAGAAGCCCACACCAGCGTCCCAGCCACAGACAGGGCGTATGGCAATCCCAGGCGCGTGAAAAGCGTCGACACCAACGGCAGCAACAAGCCAAGTCCGAGGGAGCACCCCCGAGGGAGGCCTTACAGGTGCAACAAGTGTCAGGAGTGCTTCTCCCAGAAGAAAACCCTCATCATCCACCAGCGCACCCACTCAGGCCGCAGTGGAGAGGTCCGTTGGTGCTCGTACTGTGGGAAGACCTTCAGCCACCCCTCCAATCTGATCCGGCATCAAAGAATCCACACGGGGGAGAGGCCGTACCAATGCAACGAGTGCCCAAAGCGCTTCACCCAGAAGCAGCACCTCCTCCAGCACGAGAAGATCCACCTGCGTGAGAGGAACCGTGTGGTCACGCAGAGCGCGAGGAGGGCACCGCTGCACAGCTTCTACACCGTGCAGGCTCACGCAGCCCTACAGCCCCTGGAGGAGGTAGGAGAGGAGAGAGTCTGCGTTGCTCGGCGTTAA
- the LOC137665433 gene encoding zinc finger protein 777-like isoform X5, translated as MEPLHPTSFCFPTAPPPAPGKAPRPSGASISLWTVVAAVQAVERSVDAHASRLLSLERRAVTTEKKYLDCEKAVVDFGNQLESKLAVLGTLLQEYGQLQQRLENVENLLKNKNFWILQLPPGGEVPKVLESDAACLSVQEWENLEEWQRELYQNVLQGKSESLISLDCAISRSDLLSQLQRGQAPCSGGEAASRESPAEPSAEFPLNVSSQESREGAQCLTGQESLEGRAVLAEPGPADYGIPEPSVVKREEESCAEERGATEDGEFTELSVVPADEVITFKIEQLDAEECPQSSEPPVTVTRESQELLFQGPSEALPFDSQSSSPVREHNQSMSRLVPSPLGEEGLSETNAVVFCGQNCPNKRPRSCTACGKGFCLKKMLKTHQESHGTQCSSEHAGDEEGFLHQQHWRAHVEERAHMEERTHMAMERFKQNQNAEAHTSVPATDRAYGNPRRVKSVDTNGSNKPSPREHPRGRPYRCNKCQECFSQKKTLIIHQRTHSGRSGEVRWCSYCGKTFSHPSNLIRHQRIHTGERPYQCNECPKRFTQKQHLLQHEKIHLRERNRVVTQSARRAPLHSFYTVQAHAALQPLEEVGEERVCVARR; from the exons CACGGCTCCTCCGCCAGCACCGGGCAAAGCCCCGAGGCCGAGCGGCGCCAGCATCTCGCTGTGGACGGTGGTGGCGGCCGTGCAGGCGGTGGAGCGGAGCGTGGACGCCCACGCCTCGcggctgctcagcctggagcgCCGGGCGGTGACCACCGAGAAGAAGTACTTGGACTGCGAGAAGGCGGTGGTGGATTTCGGGAACCAGCTGGAGAGTAAGCTGGCCGTGCTGGGCACCCTCCTCCAGGAGTACGGGCAGCTCCAGCAGCGCCTGGAGAACGTGGAGAACCtactgaagaacaaaaatttCTGGATCCTGCAGCTGCCCCCCGGGGGCGAGGTCCCCAAG GTGTTGGAAAGCGACGCCGCTTGCTTGTCTGTGCAAGAGTGGGAGAACCTGGAGGAATGGCAGAGGGAGCTGTACCAAAACGTGCTGCAAGGGAAGAGCGAATCTCTCATCTCCCTGG ATTGTGCGATCTCCAGATCTGACCTCCTGTCCCAGCTTCAGAGAGGGCAAGCGCCCTGCAGTGGGGGTGAGGCAGCCTCGAGAGAGAGCCCAGCGGAACCAAGTGCAG AGTTTCCACTTAATGTgagcagccaggagagcagagagggagcGCAGTGCCTGACGGGGCAGGAGAGCctggaggggagagcagtgctgGCTGAACCTGGACCTG CAGACTACGGCATTCCGGAGCCGAGCGTCGTGAAGCGAGAGGAGGAGTCGTGTGCGGAGGAGCGGGGAGCCACGGAGGATGGGGAGTTTACGGAGCTCAGTGTGG TTCCAGCAGATGAGGTGATAACGTTCAAAATCGAGCAGCTGGACGCTGAGGAATGCCCCCAAAGCTCAGAGCCTCCTGTAACTGTAACCAGGGAGTCGCAGGAGCTGCTTTTCCAGGGTCCCAGCGAGGCGCTACCCTTTGATAGTCAGTCCAGCTCTCCTGTGCGGGAGCATAACCAGAGCATGAGCAGGCTGGTGCCATCCCCTCTGGGGGAAGAGGGTCTCAGCGAGACCAACGCTGTCGTGTTCTGTGGGCAGAACTGCCCCAACAAGAGACCTCGCTCGTGTACTGCATGTGGGAAGGGCTTCTGTCTGAAGAAGATGCTGAAGACTCACCAGGAGAGCCACGGCACGCAGTGCAGCAGTGAGCACGCTGGAGATGAGGAGGGCTTCCTCCATCAGCAGCACTGGCGGGCCCACGTGGAAGAGAGGGCCCACATGGAAGAGAGGACCCACATGGCCATGGAGAGGTTCAAGCAGAACCAGAATGCAGAAGCCCACACCAGCGTCCCAGCCACAGACAGGGCGTATGGCAATCCCAGGCGCGTGAAAAGCGTCGACACCAACGGCAGCAACAAGCCAAGTCCGAGGGAGCACCCCCGAGGGAGGCCTTACAGGTGCAACAAGTGTCAGGAGTGCTTCTCCCAGAAGAAAACCCTCATCATCCACCAGCGCACCCACTCAGGCCGCAGTGGAGAGGTCCGTTGGTGCTCGTACTGTGGGAAGACCTTCAGCCACCCCTCCAATCTGATCCGGCATCAAAGAATCCACACGGGGGAGAGGCCGTACCAATGCAACGAGTGCCCAAAGCGCTTCACCCAGAAGCAGCACCTCCTCCAGCACGAGAAGATCCACCTGCGTGAGAGGAACCGTGTGGTCACGCAGAGCGCGAGGAGGGCACCGCTGCACAGCTTCTACACCGTGCAGGCTCACGCAGCCCTACAGCCCCTGGAGGAGGTAGGAGAGGAGAGAGTCTGCGTTGCTCGGCGTTAA
- the LOC137665433 gene encoding zinc finger protein 777-like isoform X4, which yields MEPLHPTSFCFPTAPPPAPGKAPRPSGASISLWTVVAAVQAVERSVDAHASRLLSLERRAVTTEKKYLDCEKAVVDFGNQLESKLAVLGTLLQEYGQLQQRLENVENLLKNKNFWILQLPPGGEVPKLQVLESDAACLSVQEWENLEEWQRELYQNVLQGKSESLISLDCAISRSDLLSQLQRGQAPCSGGEAASRESPAEPSAEFPLNVSSQESREGAQCLTGQESLEGRAVLAEPGPDYGIPEPSVVKREEESCAEERGATEDGEFTELSVVPADEVITFKIEQLDAEECPQSSEPPVTVTRESQELLFQGPSEALPFDSQSSSPVREHNQSMSRLVPSPLGEEGLSETNAVVFCGQNCPNKRPRSCTACGKGFCLKKMLKTHQESHGTQCSSEHAGDEEGFLHQQHWRAHVEERAHMEERTHMAMERFKQNQNAEAHTSVPATDRAYGNPRRVKSVDTNGSNKPSPREHPRGRPYRCNKCQECFSQKKTLIIHQRTHSGRSGEVRWCSYCGKTFSHPSNLIRHQRIHTGERPYQCNECPKRFTQKQHLLQHEKIHLRERNRVVTQSARRAPLHSFYTVQAHAALQPLEEVGEERVCVARR from the exons CACGGCTCCTCCGCCAGCACCGGGCAAAGCCCCGAGGCCGAGCGGCGCCAGCATCTCGCTGTGGACGGTGGTGGCGGCCGTGCAGGCGGTGGAGCGGAGCGTGGACGCCCACGCCTCGcggctgctcagcctggagcgCCGGGCGGTGACCACCGAGAAGAAGTACTTGGACTGCGAGAAGGCGGTGGTGGATTTCGGGAACCAGCTGGAGAGTAAGCTGGCCGTGCTGGGCACCCTCCTCCAGGAGTACGGGCAGCTCCAGCAGCGCCTGGAGAACGTGGAGAACCtactgaagaacaaaaatttCTGGATCCTGCAGCTGCCCCCCGGGGGCGAGGTCCCCAAG TTGCAGGTGTTGGAAAGCGACGCCGCTTGCTTGTCTGTGCAAGAGTGGGAGAACCTGGAGGAATGGCAGAGGGAGCTGTACCAAAACGTGCTGCAAGGGAAGAGCGAATCTCTCATCTCCCTGG ATTGTGCGATCTCCAGATCTGACCTCCTGTCCCAGCTTCAGAGAGGGCAAGCGCCCTGCAGTGGGGGTGAGGCAGCCTCGAGAGAGAGCCCAGCGGAACCAAGTGCAG AGTTTCCACTTAATGTgagcagccaggagagcagagagggagcGCAGTGCCTGACGGGGCAGGAGAGCctggaggggagagcagtgctgGCTGAACCTGGACCTG ACTACGGCATTCCGGAGCCGAGCGTCGTGAAGCGAGAGGAGGAGTCGTGTGCGGAGGAGCGGGGAGCCACGGAGGATGGGGAGTTTACGGAGCTCAGTGTGG TTCCAGCAGATGAGGTGATAACGTTCAAAATCGAGCAGCTGGACGCTGAGGAATGCCCCCAAAGCTCAGAGCCTCCTGTAACTGTAACCAGGGAGTCGCAGGAGCTGCTTTTCCAGGGTCCCAGCGAGGCGCTACCCTTTGATAGTCAGTCCAGCTCTCCTGTGCGGGAGCATAACCAGAGCATGAGCAGGCTGGTGCCATCCCCTCTGGGGGAAGAGGGTCTCAGCGAGACCAACGCTGTCGTGTTCTGTGGGCAGAACTGCCCCAACAAGAGACCTCGCTCGTGTACTGCATGTGGGAAGGGCTTCTGTCTGAAGAAGATGCTGAAGACTCACCAGGAGAGCCACGGCACGCAGTGCAGCAGTGAGCACGCTGGAGATGAGGAGGGCTTCCTCCATCAGCAGCACTGGCGGGCCCACGTGGAAGAGAGGGCCCACATGGAAGAGAGGACCCACATGGCCATGGAGAGGTTCAAGCAGAACCAGAATGCAGAAGCCCACACCAGCGTCCCAGCCACAGACAGGGCGTATGGCAATCCCAGGCGCGTGAAAAGCGTCGACACCAACGGCAGCAACAAGCCAAGTCCGAGGGAGCACCCCCGAGGGAGGCCTTACAGGTGCAACAAGTGTCAGGAGTGCTTCTCCCAGAAGAAAACCCTCATCATCCACCAGCGCACCCACTCAGGCCGCAGTGGAGAGGTCCGTTGGTGCTCGTACTGTGGGAAGACCTTCAGCCACCCCTCCAATCTGATCCGGCATCAAAGAATCCACACGGGGGAGAGGCCGTACCAATGCAACGAGTGCCCAAAGCGCTTCACCCAGAAGCAGCACCTCCTCCAGCACGAGAAGATCCACCTGCGTGAGAGGAACCGTGTGGTCACGCAGAGCGCGAGGAGGGCACCGCTGCACAGCTTCTACACCGTGCAGGCTCACGCAGCCCTACAGCCCCTGGAGGAGGTAGGAGAGGAGAGAGTCTGCGTTGCTCGGCGTTAA